One Drosophila willistoni isolate 14030-0811.24 chromosome 2R unlocalized genomic scaffold, UCI_dwil_1.1 Seg167, whole genome shotgun sequence DNA segment encodes these proteins:
- the LOC6644102 gene encoding uncharacterized protein LOC6644102 isoform X2, with amino-acid sequence METIKLTTTPTTVMKKMQLLLILFLPMFGQIFGSPLDKRDMELLDMVFRDGDESDISRSQRDLPASSIACDDNSSEEDYPPIFNDEESEEDCLDFLPPIEHPCFMRLILLRSPLLKQDPCANFSIVQDPKLKATKSRKCVKRTKTEIQFSPKVAEQNIVTNSTNNNTTEAIKTTSMESVLLAKSPPNVSKKLAIVPISQEVTNTTEEATTSTDDNSTTTFATTITEEDLTTTTIDPTTTISTSIPTTTIIPTTLSTTGSPNHLKSLRSKSRKRLGKLKGKKGKKPRVPDPPKIKLDAATQPSEVIQVIFTTEVGELKLQANDTTTVSTTTTNFEAETTTEINLIEKTTNQVETTTQETELEEEMETTETEEASTEDPFSFTEEPCNDTDEQDTNLCPQFLTPPEENGHLPSSQLSSVRPAQRQRKVKNYVEPILYEGNFIKPRQRIGLLAQAVPQQRDYYVTNKQIMPRPKPKYRKRLPHSIYMNNIVRGLKCVDAPRPLQPYWGVKRLTSRPYAPLTYNPQRPSPPPSQSPAPFSVPVSIYHQNPNESEEDFGQEKEIVGSKSNYFDDSSSELWQGYGASNSNVDPCQLEHEHLQRRQQHIHKPPYQKVPKDDQQSVDYAHQQQQMPENFFT; translated from the exons ATGGAAACCATTAAGCTAACAACAACTCCAACTACTGTCATGAAGAAGATGCAATTATTGCTAATATTATTTTTGCCAATGTTTGGTCAAATTTTCGG TTCACCGTTGGATAAACGAGATATGGAATTATTGGATATGGTATTTAGGGATGGAGATGAGAGTGATATATCGAGATCCCAAAGAGATTTGCCTGCCTCTTCTATAGCCTGTGATGATAATTCATCGGAAGAGGATTATCCTCCTATATTTAATGATGAAGAAAGTGAAGAAGATTGCCTCGATTTTTTGCCACCAATTGAACATCCTTGTTTTATGCGTTTGATATTGCTCAGAAGTCCATTGCTTAAGCAAGATCCTTGTGCCAACTTTTCAATTGTCCAAGATCCCAAGTTAAAGGCAACTAAATCAAGAAAATGTGTAAAGAGAACCAAAacagaaattcaattttcgcCAAAAGTAGCAGAGCAAAATATTGTAACGAATAGCACCAACAATAACACAACAGAAGCCATCAAAACAACATCAATGGAATCAGTTTTATTAGCAAAGAGCCCACCGAATGTATCAAAGAAATTGGCAATTGTTCCAATTAGCCAAGAAGTAACAAACACCACTGAGGAGGCAACAACATCAACTGATGATAACTCAACAACTACCTTTGCCACCACGATCACTGAAGAGGATTTAACAACCACAACAATTGACCCCACAACCACCATAAGCACTTCCATCCCCACCACCACAATCATTCCAACCACCTTGAGCACCACCGGCAGTCCCAATCACCTGAAATCTTTAAGAAGTAAAAGTCGTAAACGTTTGGGTAAACTTAAAGGTAAGAAGGGTAAAAAACCACGAGTTCCAGATCCACCCAAAATCAAATTAGATGCCGCCACTCAGCCCAGTGAAGTAATACAGGTAATTTTCACCACCGAAGTGGGTGAACTGAAGCTGCAAGCTAATGATACAACCACAGTAAGTACTACCACAACAAATTTCGAAGCGGAAACAACAACCGAGATCAACTTGATCGAAAAGACAACCAATCAAGTTGAAACAACAACTCAAGAAACGGAACTTGAGGAGGAAATGGAAACAACGGAAACTGAAGAAGCGTCAACTGAAG ATCCTTTTTCATTCACTGAAGAACCTTGCAATGATACCGATGAGCAGGATACAAACCTATGTCCGCAATTTTTGACACCACCCGAAGAGAATG GACATCTGCCAAGTTCACAATTATCGTCAGTTAGACCAGCTCAACGGCAACGAAAGGTTAAGAACTATGTTGAGCCCATACTTTATGAAGGTAACTTTATCAAACCCAGACAACGCATCGGCTTACTTGCCCAGGCAGTGCCGCAGCAAAGGGATTATTATGTCACCAATAAGCAGATAATGCCGAGACCAAAGCCCAAATATAGAAAACGCTTGCCGCACTCCATTTACATGAACAACATTGTGAGGGGACTGAAATGTGTTGATGCACCGCGACCTCTGCAACCCTATTGGGGAGTAAAGCGATTAACATCGAGACCATATGCTCCTCTTACCTATAATCCACAGCGTCCATCACCGCCTCCTTCACAATCCCCGGCTCCGTTTTCTGTTCCAGTTTCTATATATCATCAAAATCCCAATGAATCTGAGGAGGACTTTGGTCAAGAGAAAGAAATAGTGGGATCCAAATCAAATTACTTTGACGATTCCAGTTCAGAATTATGGCAAGGATATGGTGCATCCAATAGCAATGTAGATCCCTGTCAACTGGAACACGAACATCTTCAACGTAGACAGCAACATATACATAAGCCGCCTTATCAGAAGGTTCCAAAAGATGATCAACAATCGGTAGATTACGcccatcaacagcagcaaatgcCTGAAAATTTCTTTACCTAA
- the LOC6644102 gene encoding uncharacterized protein LOC6644102 isoform X1 produces METIKLTTTPTTVMKKMQLLLILFLPMFGQIFGSPLDKRDMELLDMVFRDGDESDISRSQRDLPASSIACDDNSSEEDYPPIFNDEESEEDCLDFLPPIEHPCFMRLILLRSPLLKQDPCANFSIVQDPKLKATKSRKCVKRTKTEIQFSPKVAEQNIVTNSTNNNTTEAIKTTSMESVLLAKSPPNVSKKLAIVPISQEVTNTTEEATTSTDDNSTTTFATTITEEDLTTTTIDPTTTISTSIPTTTIIPTTLSTTGSPNHLKSLRSKSRKRLGKLKGKKGKKPRVPDPPKIKLDAATQPSEVIQVIFTTEVGELKLQANDTTTVSTTTTNFEAETTTEINLIEKTTNQVETTTQETELEEEMETTETEEASTEDPFSFTEEPCNDTDEQDTNLCPQFLTPPEENEGHLPSSQLSSVRPAQRQRKVKNYVEPILYEGNFIKPRQRIGLLAQAVPQQRDYYVTNKQIMPRPKPKYRKRLPHSIYMNNIVRGLKCVDAPRPLQPYWGVKRLTSRPYAPLTYNPQRPSPPPSQSPAPFSVPVSIYHQNPNESEEDFGQEKEIVGSKSNYFDDSSSELWQGYGASNSNVDPCQLEHEHLQRRQQHIHKPPYQKVPKDDQQSVDYAHQQQQMPENFFT; encoded by the exons ATGGAAACCATTAAGCTAACAACAACTCCAACTACTGTCATGAAGAAGATGCAATTATTGCTAATATTATTTTTGCCAATGTTTGGTCAAATTTTCGG TTCACCGTTGGATAAACGAGATATGGAATTATTGGATATGGTATTTAGGGATGGAGATGAGAGTGATATATCGAGATCCCAAAGAGATTTGCCTGCCTCTTCTATAGCCTGTGATGATAATTCATCGGAAGAGGATTATCCTCCTATATTTAATGATGAAGAAAGTGAAGAAGATTGCCTCGATTTTTTGCCACCAATTGAACATCCTTGTTTTATGCGTTTGATATTGCTCAGAAGTCCATTGCTTAAGCAAGATCCTTGTGCCAACTTTTCAATTGTCCAAGATCCCAAGTTAAAGGCAACTAAATCAAGAAAATGTGTAAAGAGAACCAAAacagaaattcaattttcgcCAAAAGTAGCAGAGCAAAATATTGTAACGAATAGCACCAACAATAACACAACAGAAGCCATCAAAACAACATCAATGGAATCAGTTTTATTAGCAAAGAGCCCACCGAATGTATCAAAGAAATTGGCAATTGTTCCAATTAGCCAAGAAGTAACAAACACCACTGAGGAGGCAACAACATCAACTGATGATAACTCAACAACTACCTTTGCCACCACGATCACTGAAGAGGATTTAACAACCACAACAATTGACCCCACAACCACCATAAGCACTTCCATCCCCACCACCACAATCATTCCAACCACCTTGAGCACCACCGGCAGTCCCAATCACCTGAAATCTTTAAGAAGTAAAAGTCGTAAACGTTTGGGTAAACTTAAAGGTAAGAAGGGTAAAAAACCACGAGTTCCAGATCCACCCAAAATCAAATTAGATGCCGCCACTCAGCCCAGTGAAGTAATACAGGTAATTTTCACCACCGAAGTGGGTGAACTGAAGCTGCAAGCTAATGATACAACCACAGTAAGTACTACCACAACAAATTTCGAAGCGGAAACAACAACCGAGATCAACTTGATCGAAAAGACAACCAATCAAGTTGAAACAACAACTCAAGAAACGGAACTTGAGGAGGAAATGGAAACAACGGAAACTGAAGAAGCGTCAACTGAAG ATCCTTTTTCATTCACTGAAGAACCTTGCAATGATACCGATGAGCAGGATACAAACCTATGTCCGCAATTTTTGACACCACCCGAAGAGAATG AAGGACATCTGCCAAGTTCACAATTATCGTCAGTTAGACCAGCTCAACGGCAACGAAAGGTTAAGAACTATGTTGAGCCCATACTTTATGAAGGTAACTTTATCAAACCCAGACAACGCATCGGCTTACTTGCCCAGGCAGTGCCGCAGCAAAGGGATTATTATGTCACCAATAAGCAGATAATGCCGAGACCAAAGCCCAAATATAGAAAACGCTTGCCGCACTCCATTTACATGAACAACATTGTGAGGGGACTGAAATGTGTTGATGCACCGCGACCTCTGCAACCCTATTGGGGAGTAAAGCGATTAACATCGAGACCATATGCTCCTCTTACCTATAATCCACAGCGTCCATCACCGCCTCCTTCACAATCCCCGGCTCCGTTTTCTGTTCCAGTTTCTATATATCATCAAAATCCCAATGAATCTGAGGAGGACTTTGGTCAAGAGAAAGAAATAGTGGGATCCAAATCAAATTACTTTGACGATTCCAGTTCAGAATTATGGCAAGGATATGGTGCATCCAATAGCAATGTAGATCCCTGTCAACTGGAACACGAACATCTTCAACGTAGACAGCAACATATACATAAGCCGCCTTATCAGAAGGTTCCAAAAGATGATCAACAATCGGTAGATTACGcccatcaacagcagcaaatgcCTGAAAATTTCTTTACCTAA